Proteins encoded by one window of Vitis riparia cultivar Riparia Gloire de Montpellier isolate 1030 chromosome 11, EGFV_Vit.rip_1.0, whole genome shotgun sequence:
- the LOC117925365 gene encoding uncharacterized protein LOC117925365 — MKRGIPEAFRGAVTDEVTNASDFLAEIQKRFAKNDKAETSTLLASLISMKYKGKGNVREYIMEMSHLASKLKALKLELSDDLLVHLVLISLPAQFNQFKEERLKQDKTKSAHLG, encoded by the exons ATGAAGCGCGGAATTCCAGAAGCTTTCAGGGGTGCGGTAACCGATGAGGTTACTAATGCCAGTGACTTCCTTGCGGAAATTCAGAAACGTTTTGCCAAAAACGATAAGGCTGAAACGAGCACGCTTTTAGCAAGCTTGATTTCAATGAAGTATAAAGGCAAGGGTAATGTTCGGGAGTACATCATGGAGATGTCTCATCTTGCTTCAAAACTTAAGGCTTTGAAACTTGAGTTATCTGATGATTTACTCGTGCATTTGGTTCTCATCTCTCTTCCTgcacaatttaatcaattcaag gaagagagattgaagcaaGACAAGACCAAAAGTGCTCATCTTGGCTAG